The Allorhodopirellula heiligendammensis genome includes a window with the following:
- a CDS encoding enoyl-CoA hydratase/isomerase family protein, with product MQHLELKTDGTIAWLVMGRADKHAALNPRLMLDISDGLDEVHQDRRIRAVVLCSEGSSFCSGVDLSVLQAIRELPEQEQLQQWFEYWRQLAEVCEMLLRFPKPIIAAVDGPAIGAGFALTLACDLIVASERASFSAGAVQRGLVGGITAALLSFRLGTALAARMSLTGRPLTAIQAEQAGLLCQQPVSADEIDEVAIHWANQTARGFPQAVQATKRLINESIGETMLSQLAAAAADSATACTTEAAGEGIDAFLKKSRNE from the coding sequence ATGCAACATCTTGAATTGAAAACAGACGGAACGATCGCATGGTTGGTGATGGGACGCGCCGACAAGCACGCTGCCTTGAACCCACGATTGATGTTGGATATTAGCGATGGACTCGATGAGGTCCATCAGGATCGACGCATCCGCGCGGTCGTGCTCTGCTCCGAGGGCTCGAGTTTCTGCAGTGGGGTCGATCTTTCTGTGCTGCAAGCAATTCGTGAGTTGCCGGAGCAGGAACAGCTACAGCAGTGGTTCGAATACTGGCGGCAGCTCGCGGAGGTCTGCGAGATGCTGCTGCGATTTCCCAAGCCAATCATTGCGGCAGTCGATGGTCCGGCCATTGGAGCAGGATTCGCCCTCACACTCGCTTGCGATTTGATCGTGGCCTCGGAGCGGGCGAGTTTTTCCGCTGGGGCAGTCCAACGCGGCCTGGTCGGCGGGATCACCGCAGCACTGCTCTCATTTCGGCTCGGCACGGCACTGGCAGCACGCATGAGTTTAACCGGACGCCCATTGACAGCGATCCAAGCCGAGCAGGCTGGACTGTTGTGTCAGCAGCCGGTGTCGGCCGACGAAATCGACGAAGTTGCCATCCACTGGGCCAATCAGACTGCTCGCGGTTTTCCGCAAGCCGTTCAGGCGACCAAGCGGTTGATTAATGAGAGCATCGGTGAGACCATGCTCTCTCAACTCGCTGCCGCCGCTGCCGATTCTGCGACAGCATGCACCACCGAAGCCGCGGGTGAAGGCATTGATGCATTCCTGAAAAAATCTAGAAACGAATGA
- a CDS encoding extracellular solute-binding protein, with product MIQIGKSWRRCAVIAGVWGVTLCGVASLSGCKPTSEGEVAVYCRLDEEYAYPILDAFERSVDYETSVVADFDYAPTRSPSQNSADQNSVVSADTNSGPRDGLFQLILAERKSPQCDVFWDNEILQTIRLQKLGLLQPHDWSVPADWPTDLIAADGTWCGFAANARVLLVNTDLLNDPTEYPQSVLELGESKWKDRAAMSSPLSGSNATHWAVLRQHLGSASTLDQLETIARNALILPSNQQVARAVSAGQVAWGLTDSSHVMIEQELGYPVAVVFPDQQPSQLGTLRIPNTLAILKGTPDPVAASQFVNYLMTPEMEDRLAMGPTSQMPISKQSKFPPAVLPDHAVRWMRVNFEEAAEGWDEWVADVNAIFSPVN from the coding sequence ATGATCCAAATCGGAAAATCCTGGCGGCGGTGTGCCGTGATCGCGGGAGTCTGGGGCGTAACCCTATGCGGCGTAGCTTCGCTGAGTGGCTGCAAACCAACGAGCGAAGGCGAAGTCGCCGTGTACTGCCGTCTCGACGAAGAATATGCCTATCCGATCTTGGATGCCTTCGAGCGTTCGGTCGACTATGAAACCAGTGTGGTGGCCGACTTCGATTATGCTCCGACCCGATCCCCATCGCAAAACTCTGCAGATCAAAACTCAGTAGTGTCGGCGGATACAAACAGCGGTCCCAGGGACGGGTTATTCCAACTGATTTTGGCAGAGCGCAAATCGCCGCAATGCGATGTCTTCTGGGATAATGAAATATTGCAGACAATCAGGCTGCAGAAGCTTGGTCTGCTACAGCCACACGACTGGTCGGTTCCCGCCGATTGGCCGACTGACTTGATCGCTGCCGATGGTACTTGGTGTGGGTTTGCTGCCAACGCTCGGGTATTGTTGGTGAACACGGATCTGCTCAACGATCCCACGGAGTATCCTCAGAGCGTGTTGGAACTGGGTGAGTCGAAGTGGAAAGATCGAGCAGCGATGTCGTCCCCGTTGTCGGGTTCCAACGCGACACATTGGGCTGTGCTACGCCAACATCTCGGAAGTGCGTCCACGCTCGATCAACTCGAGACCATCGCCCGCAACGCTTTGATTTTACCGAGCAACCAGCAGGTCGCGCGAGCCGTCTCGGCGGGCCAAGTTGCCTGGGGGCTGACCGACTCCAGCCACGTAATGATCGAACAGGAACTGGGATATCCCGTAGCCGTCGTGTTCCCTGACCAGCAGCCCTCGCAGCTAGGCACACTCCGCATCCCCAACACGCTCGCCATCCTCAAGGGAACGCCCGATCCTGTCGCCGCGAGCCAGTTTGTGAACTACTTGATGACGCCCGAAATGGAAGATCGCTTGGCAATGGGACCGACCAGTCAAATGCCGATCAGCAAGCAGAGCAAGTTTCCTCCCGCGGTGCTGCCCGATCACGCCGTGCGTTGGATGCGAGTGAATTTCGAGGAAGCCGCCGAAGGTTGGGATGAGTGGGTAGCGGACGTGAACGCGATTTTCTCGCCAGTGAACTGA
- a CDS encoding Gfo/Idh/MocA family protein, protein MMPIQQRNSLSRRNFLQSSGAATAAALSAGVWSSRSIAASNSANEKLNIACIGTANRALADIDGVTSESIVALCDVDSRYLGVQSKRFPDAKTYVDYREMLESNKGYVDAVVIGLTDHHHAPATIRAIENQMHVYCEKPLTHTVEEARIVTEAARAAGVATQMGTQIHATDNYRRVVEVIRSGAIGDVNEVHVWVGKGWGAEGLPAGSDTPPEYLDWDLWLGPAPQRPFLDGQYHPAQWRRWWAFGQGTLGDMACHYMDLPFWALGLTSPTRVAAAGPPVDAEACPLGLKVNYDFPAVDGRGPVKLTWYDGNLTPRTVSDIKVPGSGVMFVGSEGKMFADYGGYKLYPEEKYASFTPPPKSIPTSIGHHAEWIRACKSGEPTTCNFDYAGPLTEAVLLGNVAFRSGRPIQWDAKNLRVTGNEQATALLSKEYRAGWEVRALESVG, encoded by the coding sequence ATGATGCCTATCCAACAACGTAACAGTCTTTCACGTCGTAACTTTCTCCAATCTTCTGGCGCTGCAACCGCTGCTGCTCTCTCAGCAGGAGTGTGGAGCAGTCGCTCGATCGCTGCATCAAATTCCGCGAACGAAAAGCTGAATATTGCCTGCATCGGTACCGCCAACCGCGCCCTGGCGGATATCGATGGCGTGACGAGCGAGTCCATCGTCGCTCTGTGTGATGTCGATAGCCGCTACCTCGGCGTGCAGTCCAAGCGGTTCCCAGATGCCAAAACCTACGTGGACTATCGCGAGATGCTCGAGAGCAACAAAGGGTATGTCGATGCGGTGGTGATCGGCCTGACCGATCATCATCACGCTCCCGCGACGATCCGTGCGATCGAAAATCAAATGCACGTGTACTGCGAAAAACCGCTGACACACACCGTGGAGGAAGCCCGGATTGTTACCGAGGCTGCACGGGCTGCTGGAGTGGCGACCCAAATGGGAACGCAGATCCACGCCACGGACAACTATCGCCGGGTCGTCGAGGTGATCCGCAGCGGCGCCATCGGTGATGTCAACGAGGTTCATGTTTGGGTCGGCAAGGGCTGGGGCGCTGAAGGCTTACCGGCTGGCAGCGACACGCCCCCCGAATACTTGGATTGGGATCTATGGCTCGGCCCCGCTCCGCAGCGACCGTTCCTAGACGGCCAGTATCACCCCGCCCAGTGGCGCCGCTGGTGGGCGTTTGGACAGGGGACATTGGGCGACATGGCGTGCCATTACATGGATCTGCCCTTTTGGGCATTGGGGCTGACATCTCCGACCCGCGTCGCAGCGGCAGGCCCACCGGTCGATGCCGAAGCCTGCCCGCTGGGGCTCAAGGTGAACTATGATTTCCCCGCAGTCGACGGTCGCGGTCCGGTGAAGTTGACATGGTACGACGGAAATTTAACACCGCGAACCGTCAGCGATATCAAAGTCCCCGGCTCTGGGGTGATGTTTGTCGGTAGCGAAGGCAAGATGTTCGCCGACTACGGAGGGTACAAACTTTACCCTGAAGAGAAATACGCGTCCTTCACCCCGCCCCCCAAATCGATTCCAACTTCGATTGGTCATCATGCTGAATGGATCCGCGCCTGTAAATCGGGTGAGCCTACGACCTGCAATTTTGACTACGCAGGGCCATTGACTGAAGCGGTACTGCTTGGAAACGTCGCGTTCCGTTCAGGTCGACCGATCCAGTGGGATGCGAAAAACCTGCGTGTGACGGGCAACGAACAGGCGACCGCGTTGCTCAGCAAAGAGTATCGTGCGGGCTGGGAAGTCCGTGCGCTCGAATCCGTCGGGTGA
- a CDS encoding BamA/OMP85 family outer membrane protein, with amino-acid sequence MSDLVATASALHRTWFMTAMFCLVSSTAVGQMGGGMGGGMGGGGGAPAPAGPTKAKWAEHIHAQAGMTFRRETGDSIVGAVRIIGNRNVATETIYKQLQTRKGRFFDSETVLTDVRHLNDMGSFDHVSYDVKPVGPDTPLDESEEPLQAPGAPQTPSVIVTFRVHERPMVTKVIFHGNHGLDDRALNGRVGVSVGDPLSEFSVESGRRRLIDYYLEEGFNQASIEAGIAQVQGNSPGSLNMDGLPPGTVVFRINEGPLERIADIQIEGSTIVSEARLKKIIQSRGPMLGFLTYIGNQADLKKIDGDVDQLSSYYHTLGYLTATVGRRFDYDETGKWMTLVFVVNEGPRFTIGDIQIVGNQYITEESLRSRLALHAGDMFDGTVLRRDVGELVYGYGELGFIYAEVKPKTIMRDENGVADIVYEITEGDRWKIGRILVNIDGEPHLMRETTMLNLVDMREGDFIDRRMLEMSRRRIERSQLLETNPAVAEAPDIKVVPREDLLR; translated from the coding sequence ATGTCCGATCTTGTTGCCACAGCTTCAGCACTGCACCGTACATGGTTTATGACAGCCATGTTCTGTCTCGTCAGCTCGACTGCGGTTGGGCAGATGGGCGGCGGAATGGGCGGAGGCATGGGTGGAGGCGGCGGTGCACCCGCACCGGCCGGTCCCACCAAAGCAAAATGGGCCGAGCATATCCATGCTCAAGCCGGGATGACATTCCGTCGCGAAACCGGCGATTCCATCGTCGGAGCCGTTCGCATCATCGGTAATCGCAACGTTGCCACCGAGACCATCTATAAACAATTGCAGACTCGCAAAGGGCGCTTCTTCGACAGTGAAACCGTGCTTACAGACGTTCGGCATCTCAATGACATGGGATCCTTTGATCACGTTTCATACGATGTCAAACCCGTCGGCCCGGACACGCCGCTCGATGAATCCGAAGAGCCACTGCAAGCCCCGGGGGCTCCCCAAACGCCGAGCGTGATCGTGACGTTTCGCGTGCACGAGCGACCGATGGTGACCAAGGTCATCTTTCATGGCAATCACGGCTTGGACGACCGCGCACTCAACGGCCGAGTGGGTGTTTCAGTTGGAGATCCCCTGAGCGAATTCTCGGTCGAATCGGGCCGCCGGCGGCTGATCGATTACTACCTGGAAGAGGGATTCAATCAAGCGTCGATCGAGGCTGGAATTGCCCAAGTACAAGGCAACAGCCCCGGCTCCCTCAATATGGATGGTCTGCCCCCAGGCACCGTGGTCTTCCGCATCAATGAAGGTCCACTCGAACGTATTGCTGACATCCAGATCGAAGGCAGCACGATTGTCAGTGAGGCGAGACTTAAAAAAATCATTCAGAGTCGCGGCCCCATGCTGGGCTTTTTAACCTACATCGGTAACCAAGCGGATTTAAAAAAGATTGACGGCGACGTGGATCAACTCTCGTCCTACTACCACACACTTGGATACTTGACCGCGACGGTCGGCCGCCGGTTTGACTACGACGAAACTGGAAAGTGGATGACGCTGGTATTCGTCGTCAATGAAGGGCCACGCTTCACGATTGGTGACATTCAAATCGTTGGCAATCAATACATCACCGAAGAGTCCTTGCGGTCTCGTCTGGCGTTGCACGCGGGAGACATGTTTGACGGCACGGTATTACGCCGCGATGTTGGTGAGCTCGTCTACGGTTACGGGGAACTTGGGTTCATTTACGCAGAAGTCAAACCGAAGACCATCATGCGCGACGAGAACGGTGTCGCAGATATTGTGTATGAAATCACAGAGGGTGATCGCTGGAAGATCGGGCGTATTCTTGTCAACATTGATGGGGAGCCCCACCTGATGCGTGAAACCACCATGCTGAACCTGGTCGATATGCGTGAGGGTGATTTTATCGACCGGCGGATGTTGGAGATGAGCCGTCGCCGGATCGAACGAAGCCAATTGCTTGAAACGAACCCAGCGGTCGCAGAAGCACCAGATATTAAAGTTGTGCCGCGAGAGGATTTGCTGCGATGA
- a CDS encoding BamA/OMP85 family outer membrane protein gives MIHDMTSFTKTNIVKRTAICFAVGLGLASELLSPATILAQQPYSPPSAYSVPSSTPPATATYGGQPYSGQQYGAQPYNGQPTNAQPYPNQTYGGNGYSNPSTSTPPSLSGPGYAPQTYSGAPTTQPPMNTNAYGSNTYTPPPALPPEFTSPPSSFGPVAPYPPLVTGPEVREADLIIQGYPARTGRVMFGGAVNSSAGVTGQITVDERNFDISRWPTSFQDLFSGTAFRGAGQTFRLEAVPGSQYQRYTVQFADPNLLGYLPISMSVSGFYYDRRFDDWDEGRLGGKLSFGYRVTPDLSISAGLSGQNVNISNASDPTLPQLAEVLGDNAMYSGLFSLIHDTRNSPLLPSEGHYISASYEQAFGDFDYGKFEGEYRKYWKVRERADGSGQQIVKFITQVGFSGSDTPIFDNFFAGGYATLRGFRFRGASPAVPSANGLVQVGGRFQWLNSLEYMFPLTADDAFRAVTFVDFGTVETDIAIHEDNFRVAPGVGLRVAIPMLGPAPLAFDFAFPVMSAEYDDEQVFSFYMSAAR, from the coding sequence ATGATCCACGACATGACCTCCTTCACTAAGACAAACATCGTGAAACGCACTGCCATCTGCTTTGCCGTGGGACTCGGGTTAGCGAGCGAACTCCTCTCGCCCGCTACGATCCTTGCTCAACAGCCGTACTCGCCTCCCTCTGCGTATTCCGTACCCTCGTCGACGCCACCCGCAACGGCGACCTACGGTGGACAACCCTATAGCGGCCAACAATACGGCGCTCAACCATATAATGGGCAACCCACCAACGCTCAGCCCTACCCAAATCAAACCTATGGCGGGAATGGCTATAGCAACCCCAGCACGTCGACACCTCCCAGCCTTAGTGGACCAGGATACGCACCCCAAACCTATTCAGGAGCACCGACAACGCAGCCTCCTATGAATACCAATGCCTATGGCAGCAATACGTACACGCCACCGCCGGCATTGCCTCCCGAGTTCACATCGCCGCCGTCATCTTTCGGGCCGGTCGCTCCTTATCCTCCGCTCGTGACGGGTCCCGAGGTTCGCGAAGCAGATCTGATTATTCAAGGGTACCCGGCGCGCACCGGTCGCGTGATGTTTGGAGGTGCCGTCAACAGTAGTGCGGGCGTCACTGGGCAAATCACCGTGGACGAACGCAACTTTGACATCTCGCGGTGGCCAACTTCCTTTCAAGATCTATTCAGTGGCACGGCTTTCCGAGGAGCGGGGCAGACGTTCCGACTCGAAGCGGTCCCCGGCAGTCAGTACCAGCGATACACCGTTCAATTCGCCGATCCCAATCTGCTCGGGTATCTCCCTATCAGTATGTCGGTGAGCGGATTCTACTACGACCGACGATTTGATGATTGGGACGAAGGGCGTTTAGGCGGCAAACTATCCTTTGGCTACCGCGTCACGCCTGACCTCTCGATCTCGGCGGGCCTCTCCGGTCAGAACGTTAATATTTCAAACGCCAGTGACCCTACCTTGCCACAATTGGCCGAGGTCCTCGGTGACAATGCCATGTACAGCGGTTTGTTCTCGCTCATTCACGATACTCGCAATAGCCCATTGCTACCTAGCGAGGGACACTACATCAGCGCGAGCTATGAGCAAGCCTTCGGGGACTTTGACTACGGTAAATTCGAAGGAGAATATCGCAAGTATTGGAAGGTGCGGGAACGAGCTGACGGGTCAGGCCAGCAAATTGTGAAATTCATCACGCAGGTTGGTTTCAGTGGCAGCGACACGCCGATCTTCGATAACTTTTTTGCGGGTGGTTACGCCACCCTTCGCGGTTTCCGATTCCGTGGAGCCTCGCCCGCCGTCCCGAGCGCCAATGGTCTGGTGCAAGTGGGGGGGCGATTCCAATGGCTTAACTCCCTTGAGTATATGTTCCCACTGACTGCTGACGATGCCTTTCGGGCGGTGACGTTTGTAGACTTTGGTACGGTGGAAACCGACATTGCCATCCATGAAGATAACTTCCGTGTGGCACCTGGCGTGGGACTCCGAGTCGCGATCCCCATGTTGGGACCAGCACCTTTGGCATTCGATTTTGCATTCCCAGTCATGAGCGCAGAATACGACGACGAACAGGTGTTTAGCTTCTACATGAGCGCGGCACGTTAA
- a CDS encoding PH domain-containing protein, with the protein MQVLASKCPYCGHSVETTVDHLEERIVCPSCHKPFEMEVPRVSVTSVREVDGDRETISRDFASEQGEQTLLKAHPVIFRRRPLGTLAIVALWVAAGYLFMQSRGGEQAGAMGWVSLAMIVCSLFVIAYWYVLSVATTLTITDSRTIFRQGIISRDTSEVQHDDVRNIQVEQNFAQRLVGVGDVGISSSGQDDLEIVAVAMPDPAGIVDLIRENQD; encoded by the coding sequence GTGCAGGTACTAGCGTCCAAATGTCCCTACTGCGGACATTCCGTCGAAACCACCGTCGACCACCTTGAAGAGCGAATTGTCTGTCCGTCGTGTCACAAGCCGTTCGAGATGGAGGTCCCCCGCGTCAGCGTCACCTCAGTTCGAGAAGTCGATGGCGATCGCGAGACAATCTCGCGTGATTTCGCATCGGAGCAGGGAGAGCAGACGCTGCTGAAAGCTCACCCGGTCATATTTAGGCGTCGACCACTGGGGACATTGGCGATCGTCGCTCTGTGGGTGGCCGCGGGATACCTTTTCATGCAGTCTCGCGGCGGCGAGCAGGCGGGCGCCATGGGGTGGGTGTCGCTCGCGATGATCGTCTGCTCTCTATTCGTGATTGCCTATTGGTACGTCCTCAGTGTGGCGACAACCCTGACGATCACCGATAGCCGAACCATTTTCAGGCAGGGGATCATCAGCCGCGATACCTCCGAAGTCCAACATGACGACGTCCGAAATATCCAGGTCGAGCAGAATTTTGCGCAGCGATTAGTCGGGGTCGGCGACGTTGGAATATCGAGTTCCGGGCAGGACGATCTGGAAATCGTCGCAGTGGCCATGCCCGACCCAGCGGGAATTGTCGATCTGATCCGCGAAAATCAGGACTAA
- a CDS encoding lipid-binding SYLF domain-containing protein, giving the protein MFRPISFAIVVFAATRFFCTATLSAQQPPPSLIPQQALMSGPTSTEAGVVNEAAVVLQELTADTTATGIPKHLLASAEAIAIVPHFIRGAFVVGFSGGHGVLVQRDANRQWRAPEFINMFGGSFGWQAGVQATDLVLVFRSARSLQNIQRGKITLGVDASAAAGPVGRTAGAATDGSLQAEILTYSRARGLFAGVSLGGSSLQLDIPSTQQYYQITPTNPGVVPPSAIALVNELTRLSNTPSPEAIESLRPAEPTNPTYLNSPEAQAALDLQSRTISEIAASIAALQQKVDAQWQEYLVLPASWQVPASVTPDEIQAVVVRYERVASNPQFAALSSQPEFVETLRLLRQLAAETAAKRQLSLPPPPTSF; this is encoded by the coding sequence ATGTTTCGCCCAATTTCATTTGCTATCGTTGTCTTTGCGGCGACGAGATTTTTCTGCACGGCCACGCTATCGGCACAGCAGCCACCGCCGTCGTTGATTCCTCAACAGGCTCTCATGAGCGGCCCGACGTCTACCGAGGCCGGCGTCGTCAATGAAGCAGCTGTCGTTCTGCAGGAGCTGACCGCCGACACGACCGCAACGGGAATCCCCAAACATTTATTGGCCTCTGCCGAGGCGATCGCGATCGTGCCTCACTTCATTCGAGGGGCGTTTGTCGTAGGCTTTAGCGGCGGCCACGGCGTATTGGTGCAGCGTGATGCAAATCGCCAGTGGCGAGCCCCCGAATTCATCAACATGTTTGGCGGAAGTTTTGGCTGGCAGGCAGGCGTGCAAGCGACCGATCTCGTATTGGTATTTCGCTCTGCCCGCAGTTTGCAAAACATTCAGCGAGGCAAAATCACGCTCGGCGTCGATGCCTCTGCCGCCGCTGGGCCCGTCGGGCGTACCGCTGGAGCCGCGACTGATGGGTCACTGCAAGCGGAAATCCTGACCTACTCGCGTGCCAGAGGTCTATTTGCGGGCGTATCTCTGGGCGGTAGCAGTCTGCAGTTGGATATACCTTCGACACAGCAATATTATCAGATCACGCCGACAAATCCTGGCGTCGTGCCACCATCGGCAATCGCTTTGGTCAACGAACTGACGAGGCTCTCAAACACGCCCTCGCCCGAGGCGATTGAATCGCTGCGCCCGGCTGAGCCCACCAATCCAACATATTTAAACAGCCCCGAAGCTCAAGCTGCCCTCGACCTGCAATCACGTACGATCAGTGAGATTGCAGCGTCGATCGCGGCTCTCCAGCAGAAGGTGGACGCTCAGTGGCAGGAATATTTGGTGCTCCCAGCATCATGGCAGGTGCCTGCCTCGGTCACGCCCGACGAGATTCAGGCGGTGGTGGTTCGTTACGAACGTGTTGCATCCAACCCTCAGTTTGCCGCCTTGAGTAGCCAGCCTGAATTTGTGGAAACACTTCGTCTACTCCGTCAACTCGCCGCCGAGACCGCTGCGAAGCGGCAGCTTTCATTACCTCCTCCACCGACCTCGTTCTGA
- a CDS encoding histidine kinase translates to MTLPNSTASSTDSASAPPNTVVFLSGDLIFASRVQAAATAAGLAFRLSGNLPLDLSHPVSHVIVDLSTRSKVVEELMPLCQSHYPDANVIAYAPHVQVDRIRAARTHGIPTVLTRGQFNEALSTMF, encoded by the coding sequence ATGACGCTCCCGAACTCGACCGCCTCCAGTACTGATTCGGCCTCGGCCCCTCCCAACACGGTTGTGTTCCTGTCGGGCGACCTCATCTTTGCCTCACGCGTCCAGGCTGCCGCGACAGCCGCAGGGCTTGCCTTTCGGCTGTCCGGAAACCTGCCACTGGATCTGTCGCATCCCGTTAGTCATGTCATCGTCGATCTATCAACTCGGTCGAAAGTTGTTGAGGAACTGATGCCGCTCTGCCAATCCCACTACCCTGATGCAAACGTGATCGCCTATGCGCCTCACGTCCAGGTTGATCGGATTCGCGCCGCGCGAACCCACGGCATTCCGACCGTGCTGACACGCGGCCAATTCAACGAAGCCCTATCGACGATGTTCTAA
- a CDS encoding FKBP-type peptidyl-prolyl cis-trans isomerase, translated as MTTPLHGQDAASPVNDPVGYFLGFSVGQSLSQQGFQSTDFTNPGLQQGLGDALSGKDPALTDEQLAEAQGKIQAMLQKRQAAKNAEMREAAAKNLVSSKDWMAKNAKAEGVQELDKGIQYKVLTEGEGGSPTPSDVVRVHYTGKLTNGEVFDSSVQRGEPAEFPVNGVIQGWQLALQKMKVGSKWMLYIPPEMGYGERGSQPKIGPNEVLIFEVELLEIL; from the coding sequence ATGACGACGCCGTTACACGGACAAGACGCCGCATCGCCCGTCAACGACCCCGTCGGATACTTTCTCGGTTTCTCCGTGGGACAATCGCTGTCCCAACAAGGTTTCCAGTCCACCGACTTCACGAACCCGGGACTTCAGCAGGGCTTAGGCGATGCGCTGTCGGGTAAAGATCCTGCCCTGACTGATGAACAGCTCGCTGAGGCCCAAGGCAAGATCCAGGCCATGTTGCAAAAGCGTCAGGCCGCCAAGAACGCAGAGATGCGAGAGGCTGCTGCGAAGAACCTCGTTAGCAGCAAGGATTGGATGGCAAAGAACGCGAAAGCCGAAGGCGTGCAGGAACTTGACAAGGGCATCCAATACAAAGTGCTCACCGAAGGCGAAGGTGGTTCACCCACACCGAGCGATGTCGTCCGCGTTCACTACACAGGGAAGCTGACCAACGGGGAAGTTTTCGATAGCAGTGTCCAGCGAGGCGAACCCGCTGAGTTCCCCGTCAACGGCGTCATTCAGGGATGGCAGTTGGCACTTCAGAAAATGAAGGTGGGTTCCAAGTGGATGCTCTACATCCCGCCAGAAATGGGATATGGCGAACGCGGTTCGCAGCCTAAGATTGGTCCGAACGAAGTACTGATCTTCGAAGTTGAATTGCTAGAAATTCTGTAG
- the nusG gene encoding transcription termination/antitermination protein NusG has protein sequence MPILPPEPDCFPDDLLDQPESLQSPWWLLYTRTRQEKMVMRRLREAEVGHYGPMILNRTRSPAGRIRTSYLPLFSTYVFLRGGEEERHAAICTGCVLKAAEIHEVEQLLDDLRQIRALIELGIPLTVESRLQPGTMVRVRNGVFQGYEGTVIRRENETRLLVAVRFMEQGVSVKLEDCQLETIG, from the coding sequence ATGCCGATTCTACCTCCCGAGCCAGATTGCTTTCCAGACGATCTGTTGGACCAGCCGGAGTCCTTGCAGTCACCTTGGTGGCTGCTCTACACGCGCACGCGTCAAGAGAAAATGGTGATGCGTCGGCTCCGCGAGGCAGAGGTTGGGCATTATGGTCCGATGATTCTCAATCGGACTCGCTCACCGGCCGGTCGGATACGCACCTCCTACTTGCCATTGTTTTCGACGTACGTCTTTTTGCGGGGTGGCGAGGAGGAGCGGCATGCGGCGATCTGCACGGGCTGTGTTCTCAAGGCGGCCGAGATTCACGAGGTCGAGCAACTGCTCGATGATTTGAGGCAGATTCGAGCATTGATCGAGCTCGGCATTCCGCTGACGGTGGAGAGTCGATTGCAGCCCGGGACGATGGTGAGAGTGCGAAACGGTGTCTTTCAGGGTTACGAGGGGACAGTAATTCGCCGCGAGAACGAGACCCGCTTGCTGGTCGCAGTCCGCTTTATGGAGCAGGGCGTGAGCGTGAAGCTGGAGGATTGCCAGCTCGAGACGATTGGGTGA
- a CDS encoding Flp family type IVb pilin, producing MNKLMEGVIDFLKEEDGPTAVEYAVMLALIAATCLAVLQGVDTSTVSEVNETTTGLGS from the coding sequence ATGAATAAATTGATGGAAGGTGTCATCGATTTCCTGAAGGAGGAGGATGGGCCCACGGCAGTAGAATATGCCGTCATGCTTGCCCTCATCGCCGCTACCTGCTTGGCCGTCTTGCAAGGCGTGGACACCAGTACGGTGAGTGAAGTGAACGAGACCACGACAGGGTTGGGGAGTTGA
- a CDS encoding A24 family peptidase, translated as MVALLQGIADNWAIWLVTVTLITAAVIDGLTMKVPNWLTFPFIVSGWLSCAYHDGLGGFGSSLLATLVSMMLLLPLRNVGGMGAGDVKLLAGIGAWCGLIVTLKAFVATAIVGGIMAASMIWLSGNWIRHYAQTLVILHEWKTVRQPTQLAALARQRKSTMLLLPYGIPMAVGTILYFGYADMLL; from the coding sequence ATGGTCGCTCTTCTACAAGGCATCGCAGATAACTGGGCGATTTGGCTGGTTACCGTCACTCTGATCACGGCGGCGGTGATCGACGGATTGACGATGAAAGTTCCCAACTGGCTGACATTCCCCTTCATCGTCAGCGGCTGGCTGTCGTGCGCCTATCACGACGGACTGGGAGGCTTCGGTAGCAGTCTGCTGGCCACTTTGGTCAGCATGATGTTGCTGCTGCCGCTGCGAAACGTCGGCGGAATGGGCGCCGGAGACGTTAAACTCCTCGCGGGAATCGGCGCCTGGTGTGGGCTGATCGTGACGCTGAAAGCTTTTGTAGCCACCGCGATCGTGGGTGGCATCATGGCAGCAAGCATGATTTGGCTGAGCGGAAATTGGATCCGGCACTACGCCCAAACGCTCGTAATCCTTCATGAGTGGAAAACCGTGCGTCAGCCAACCCAACTTGCTGCGTTGGCCAGACAGCGCAAATCCACAATGCTCCTACTTCCTTACGGTATCCCAATGGCCGTCGGCACGATCCTGTACTTTGGCTACGCCGACATGCTCTTGTGA